One Denticeps clupeoides chromosome 3, fDenClu1.1, whole genome shotgun sequence DNA window includes the following coding sequences:
- the LOC114785394 gene encoding cGMP-dependent protein kinase 1-like isoform X2 produces the protein MGTLRDLQFALQTKIEELRQRDALIDELELELDTKDDLIRQLQGELDRHRSATQSSSSLSAVDPSAPPDEPQRMKRQAISAEPTALDPSQLTHVTLTSYTKSKESRELIQRALLENDFMKHLEMSQILTIMDCMHPTMLVQGCCVIEEGDDGSLVYVLEEGRVEVTKDGKKLCTIEPGKVFGELAILYNCTRTATVTALTDIKLWAIDRQGFQTIMMRTGLIRHSQYMEFLRSVPSFQSLTEDVLSKVADVLEATHYRDGDYIIRQGATGDTFFIISEGQVKVTQQTSANEEPVFLYTLSKGDWFGEQALKGEDVRTASVTAVGDVTCLVVDRESFKQLIGGLENVSSRVNDSDEVKGKIEAEAAFFSMVSLCDFHVICTLGTGGFSRVELVQLRNDHSRSFAMKVLKKRHIVDTSQQGHILSEKRIMMEAHSPFIVRLYRTFRDAKYLYMLLEACLGGELWTLLRDRGSFDDGTTRFYTSCVVEALAFLHCRGIIYRDLKPENIILDHRGYAKLVDFGFAKKVGLGKKTWTFCGTPEYVAPEIILNKGHDVSADCWSLGILIFELLSGSPPFTGSDPMKTYNIILRGIDMVEFPKKINKSAANLIKKLCRDNPSERLGNQKNGVMDIQKHKWFEGFNWDGIQKGTLTAPFVPSVDGPLDTRNFECFPDDNEEAPPDEESGWDLEF, from the exons ATGGGGACTCTCAGGGACCTTCAGTTTGCTCTCCAGACAAAGATTGAGGAGCTGCGGCAACGTGACGCCCTCATAGATGAGCTGGAGCTTGAGCTAGACACTAAAGACGACCTCATCAGGCAACTGCAAGGAGAACTGGACCGACACCGCTCTGCCACTCAGTCGTCTTCATCTTTGAGTGCAGTAGACCCATCAG CTCCCCCTGATGAGCCCCAGCGAATGAAAAGACAAGCCATATCCGCAGAACCCACCGCACTGGACCCATCCCAGCTTACCCACGTCACCCTCACCAGTTACACCAAGAGCAAAGA GTCTCGTGAGCTGATCCAGAGAGCCCTGTTGGAAAACGACTTCATGAAACACCTGGAGATGAGCCAAATCCTCACCATCATGGACTGCATGCACCCGACGATGCTTGTGCAAGGGTGCTGCGTTATCGAGGAGGGCGATGATGGCTCCCTCGTCTATGTGCTGGAGG AGGGCAGAGTGGAGGTCACGAAAGATGGAAAGAAACTCTGCACTATTGAGCCAGGGAAGGTGTTTGGAGAGCTGGCTATTCTATACAACTGCACACGTACAGCCACAGTCACAG CCCTCACTGATATCAAGCTGTGGGCGATTGACCGCCAGGGTTTTCAGACCATCATGATGAGAACCGGTCTGATCCGACACTCGCAGTACATGGAGTTTCTGCGCAG TGTGCCTTCCTTCCAATCACTTACAGAGGATGTGCTGAGCAAAGTGGCAGATGTCCTGGAGGCG ACTCACTACAGAGATGGAGATTACATCATCCGGCAAGGAGCCACTGGAGACACGTTCTTCATCATCAGTGAGGGCCAG GTAAAAGTCACCCAGCAAACATCAGCGAATGAGGAACCAGTGTTCCTGTACACACTGTCCAAGGGAGACTGGTTTGGTGAACAGGCCTTGAAAGG ggaagATGTGCGGACCGCTAGTGTCACAGCTGTTGGTGATGTAACATGCCTGGTCGTCGACAGAGA ATCCTTTAAACAGTTGATTGGCGGACTGGAAAATGTCAGCAGCAGAGTGAATGACAGTGATGAAGTCAAAGGAAA GATAGAAGCTGAGGCTGCCTTTTTCTCCATGGTGTCACTCTGTGACTTCCATGTCATATGCACTCTGGGAACAGGTGGCTTTAGCCGTGTGGAGCTT GTTCAACTGAGGAATGACCACAGCCGTTCCTTTGCCATGAAGGTGCTGAAGAAGCGCCACATTGTAGACACCAGCCAGCAAGGCCACATCCTATCAGAGAAACGCATCATGATGGAGGCCCATAGTCCATTTATTGTCAG GCTTTATCGGACCTTCAGGGATGCCAAATACCTGTACATGTTACTGGAAGCCTGTCTGGGTGGTGAGTTATGGACTTTGCTGCGAGACAG GGGCTCTTTCGATGATGGCACCACACGGTTCTACACAAGCTGCGTGGTGGAGGCTCTTGCCTTTTTGCATTGTCGTGGCATAATATACCGAGACCTAAAGCCTGAGAATATAATTCTGGATCATCGTGGATATGCAAAGCTG GTTGATTTCGGCTTCGCTAAAAAGGTTGGCTTAGGCAAAAAGACGTGGACATTCTGTGGGACCCCTGAGTACGTGGCTCCAGAGATCATCTTGAACAAAGGCCACGATGTCTCTGCCGACTGCTGGTCTCTGGGCATCCTTATCTTCGAGCTGCTGAGTGGAAG CCCGCCATTCACTGGCTCAGATCCCATGAAAACATACAACATAATTCTCAGAGGAATCGACATGGTGGAGTTCCCAAAGAAAATCAATAAGAGTGCAGCTAATTTAATCAAGAAGCTCTGCAG GGATAATCCTTCTGAGAGGCTTGGAAATCAGAAAAATGGAGTGATGGACATTCAGAAACACAA GTGGTTTGAGGGCTTTAACTGGGATGGCATTCAGAAAGGCACCCTTACTGCGCCTTTCGTACCTTCA GTCGATGGTCCCCTGGACACACGAAACTTTGAGTGTTTCCCTGACGATAATGAAGAAGCACCACCTGATGAGGAATCCGGATGGGATCTAGAATTTTGA
- the lage3 gene encoding L antigen family member 3-like isoform X2, whose amino-acid sequence MAGVCTENNQAPNKLAFNLEVPFPSECLASIALNSLAPDREPRRGGITKELLVTGSVLTARWTADEARVLRVSVGSFLDHLSLVLETMEAFGPPAEQ is encoded by the exons ATGGCGGGCGTCTGTACGGAAAATAACCAAGCGCCGAATAAACTAGCTTT CAACTTGGAGGTCCCCTTCCCGTCGGAATGCCTGGCGTCCATCGCTCTCAACTCGCTGGCTCCAGACCGGGAGCCCCGGAGAGGGGGGATAACCAAGGAGCTGCTAGTGACGGGCAGCGTGCTGACTGC AAGGTGGACGGCCGACGAGGCTCGCGTCCTGCGTGTTTCGGTCGGCTCCTTTCTGGACCACCTCTCCCTGGTCCTGGAGACCATGGAGGCGTTTGGGCCCCCGGCTGAACAATAA
- the wdr45 gene encoding WD repeat domain phosphoinositide-interacting protein 4 isoform X1 — MAQQRGVNSLQFNQDQSCFCCAMETGVRIYNVEPLMEKGHLDHEQVGSVAHCSMLHRSNLLAVVGGGVNPKFSEISVLIWDDARETRDSKDKLVLEFTFTKPVLAVRMRHDKFFFHLRIIIVLKNRIYVYSFPDNPVKLFEFDTRDNPKGLCDLCPSLEKQLLLFPGHKCGSLQLVDLSNTKPGTSSAPFTINAHQSEIACLALNQPGSVAASASRKGTLIRLFDTTTRDKLVELRRGTDPATLYCINFSHDSSFLCASSDKGTVHIFALKDTKLNRRSALARMSKVGPVIGQYVDSQWSLASFTVPAECACICAFGKNTSKNVNSVIAICVDGTFHKYVFTPDGNCNREAFDVYLDICDDDDF, encoded by the exons ATGGCTCAGCAGCGAGGGGTCAACAGCCTTCAGTTCAACCAGGACCAGA GTTGTTTTTGCTGTGCGATGGAGACCGGTGTCCGAATATACAACGTGGAGCCGCTTATGGAGAAGGGGCACCTTG atcatgAGCAGGTGGGAAGTGTGGCTCATTGTTCAATGCTTCATCGATCAAACCTGTTAGCTGTTGTTGGAGGAGGCGTCAACCCCAAATTCTCCGAGATTTCTG TGTTGATCTGGGATGATGCCCGTGAGACCAGAGATTCTAAAGACAAACTTGTGCTGGAATTTACTTTCACTAAGCCTGTACTTGCTGTGCGCATGAGACATGATAA attttttttccatttaaggatCATCATTGTCCTAAAAAACAGAATCTACGTGTACAGTTTCCCTGACAACCCTGTTAAACTGTTTGAATTTGACACTCGTGATAACCCAAAAG GTCTTTGTGATTTGTGTCCAAGCCTGGAGAAACAGTTGCTGCTTTTCCCCGGACATAAATGCGGAAGCCTGCAGCTGGTG GATCTGTCCAACACCAAACCAGGAACGTCTTCTGCTCCCTTCACAATCAATGCCCACCAGAGTGAGATTGCCTGCCTGGCACTGAATCAGCCTGGCAGCGTAGCTGCTTCCGCTTCCCGCAAGGGCACCCTGATACGACTGTTTGACACCACCACCAGAGACAAGCTGGTGGAGCTGCGAAGGGGAACCGATCCGGCTACGCTCTACTG CATCAACTTCAGTCACGATTCATCCTTCCTTTGTGCCTCGAGTGACAAGGGCACAGTGCACATTTTTGCGCTCAAAGATACCAAACTGAACCGCCGCTCTGC ACTTGCGCGCATGAGCAAAGTGGGCCCTGTGATCGGTCAGTATGTGGACAGCCAGTGGTCTCTGGCTAGTTTTACTGTGCCAGCTGAATGTGCCTGCATCTGTGCTTTTGGGAAAAACACATCTAAAAATGTCAACTCGGTCATCG CCATATGCGTTGACGGGACGTTCCACAAGTATGTCTTCACCCCAGACGGAAACTGTAATCGGGAGGCGTTCGACGTTTACCTCGACATATGTGACGACGACGACTTCTGA
- the lage3 gene encoding L antigen family member 3-like isoform X1: protein MPGVHRSQLAGSRPGAPERGDNQGAASDGQRADCVEGGRPTRLASCVFRSAPFWTTSPWSWRPWRRLGPRLNNKEAEKRHRRAPTAGFLRFASPAGRPREMIGESRRNRSGTPLHATVIRLFFCETDLFWHGEGFLCWNLET, encoded by the exons ATGCCTGGCGTCCATCGCTCTCAACTCGCTGGCTCCAGACCGGGAGCCCCGGAGAGGGGGGATAACCAAGGAGCTGCTAGTGACGGGCAGCGTGCTGACTGCGTCG AAGGTGGACGGCCGACGAGGCTCGCGTCCTGCGTGTTTCGGTCGGCTCCTTTCTGGACCACCTCTCCCTGGTCCTGGAGACCATGGAGGCGTTTGGGCCCCCGGCTGAACAATAAAGAGGCGGAAAAGCGACACCGAAGGGCACCGACGGCTGGGTTTCTGAGGTTCGCCAGTCCAGCTGGTCGGCCACGGGAAATGATCGGAGAAAGCAGGAGGAACAGGAGCGGCACTCCACTCCATGCGACTGTGATCCGACTTTTTTTCTGCGAAACGGACTTGTTCTGGCACGGGGAAGGATTTTTGTGTTGGAATTTGGAAACATAA
- the wdr45 gene encoding WD repeat domain phosphoinositide-interacting protein 4 isoform X2, with the protein MAQQRGVNSLQFNQDQSCFCCAMETGVRIYNVEPLMEKGHLDHEQVGSVAHCSMLHRSNLLAVVGGGVNPKFSEISVLIWDDARETRDSKDKLVLEFTFTKPVLAVRMRHDKIIIVLKNRIYVYSFPDNPVKLFEFDTRDNPKGLCDLCPSLEKQLLLFPGHKCGSLQLVDLSNTKPGTSSAPFTINAHQSEIACLALNQPGSVAASASRKGTLIRLFDTTTRDKLVELRRGTDPATLYCINFSHDSSFLCASSDKGTVHIFALKDTKLNRRSALARMSKVGPVIGQYVDSQWSLASFTVPAECACICAFGKNTSKNVNSVIAICVDGTFHKYVFTPDGNCNREAFDVYLDICDDDDF; encoded by the exons ATGGCTCAGCAGCGAGGGGTCAACAGCCTTCAGTTCAACCAGGACCAGA GTTGTTTTTGCTGTGCGATGGAGACCGGTGTCCGAATATACAACGTGGAGCCGCTTATGGAGAAGGGGCACCTTG atcatgAGCAGGTGGGAAGTGTGGCTCATTGTTCAATGCTTCATCGATCAAACCTGTTAGCTGTTGTTGGAGGAGGCGTCAACCCCAAATTCTCCGAGATTTCTG TGTTGATCTGGGATGATGCCCGTGAGACCAGAGATTCTAAAGACAAACTTGTGCTGGAATTTACTTTCACTAAGCCTGTACTTGCTGTGCGCATGAGACATGATAA gatCATCATTGTCCTAAAAAACAGAATCTACGTGTACAGTTTCCCTGACAACCCTGTTAAACTGTTTGAATTTGACACTCGTGATAACCCAAAAG GTCTTTGTGATTTGTGTCCAAGCCTGGAGAAACAGTTGCTGCTTTTCCCCGGACATAAATGCGGAAGCCTGCAGCTGGTG GATCTGTCCAACACCAAACCAGGAACGTCTTCTGCTCCCTTCACAATCAATGCCCACCAGAGTGAGATTGCCTGCCTGGCACTGAATCAGCCTGGCAGCGTAGCTGCTTCCGCTTCCCGCAAGGGCACCCTGATACGACTGTTTGACACCACCACCAGAGACAAGCTGGTGGAGCTGCGAAGGGGAACCGATCCGGCTACGCTCTACTG CATCAACTTCAGTCACGATTCATCCTTCCTTTGTGCCTCGAGTGACAAGGGCACAGTGCACATTTTTGCGCTCAAAGATACCAAACTGAACCGCCGCTCTGC ACTTGCGCGCATGAGCAAAGTGGGCCCTGTGATCGGTCAGTATGTGGACAGCCAGTGGTCTCTGGCTAGTTTTACTGTGCCAGCTGAATGTGCCTGCATCTGTGCTTTTGGGAAAAACACATCTAAAAATGTCAACTCGGTCATCG CCATATGCGTTGACGGGACGTTCCACAAGTATGTCTTCACCCCAGACGGAAACTGTAATCGGGAGGCGTTCGACGTTTACCTCGACATATGTGACGACGACGACTTCTGA
- the LOC114785394 gene encoding cGMP-dependent protein kinase 1-like isoform X1, protein MCTFTPPASVWRMGTLRDLQFALQTKIEELRQRDALIDELELELDTKDDLIRQLQGELDRHRSATQSSSSLSAVDPSAPPDEPQRMKRQAISAEPTALDPSQLTHVTLTSYTKSKESRELIQRALLENDFMKHLEMSQILTIMDCMHPTMLVQGCCVIEEGDDGSLVYVLEEGRVEVTKDGKKLCTIEPGKVFGELAILYNCTRTATVTALTDIKLWAIDRQGFQTIMMRTGLIRHSQYMEFLRSVPSFQSLTEDVLSKVADVLEATHYRDGDYIIRQGATGDTFFIISEGQVKVTQQTSANEEPVFLYTLSKGDWFGEQALKGEDVRTASVTAVGDVTCLVVDRESFKQLIGGLENVSSRVNDSDEVKGKIEAEAAFFSMVSLCDFHVICTLGTGGFSRVELVQLRNDHSRSFAMKVLKKRHIVDTSQQGHILSEKRIMMEAHSPFIVRLYRTFRDAKYLYMLLEACLGGELWTLLRDRGSFDDGTTRFYTSCVVEALAFLHCRGIIYRDLKPENIILDHRGYAKLVDFGFAKKVGLGKKTWTFCGTPEYVAPEIILNKGHDVSADCWSLGILIFELLSGSPPFTGSDPMKTYNIILRGIDMVEFPKKINKSAANLIKKLCRDNPSERLGNQKNGVMDIQKHKWFEGFNWDGIQKGTLTAPFVPSVDGPLDTRNFECFPDDNEEAPPDEESGWDLEF, encoded by the exons ATGTGCACTTTCACTCCTCCTGCGAG TGTTTGGAGGATGGGGACTCTCAGGGACCTTCAGTTTGCTCTCCAGACAAAGATTGAGGAGCTGCGGCAACGTGACGCCCTCATAGATGAGCTGGAGCTTGAGCTAGACACTAAAGACGACCTCATCAGGCAACTGCAAGGAGAACTGGACCGACACCGCTCTGCCACTCAGTCGTCTTCATCTTTGAGTGCAGTAGACCCATCAG CTCCCCCTGATGAGCCCCAGCGAATGAAAAGACAAGCCATATCCGCAGAACCCACCGCACTGGACCCATCCCAGCTTACCCACGTCACCCTCACCAGTTACACCAAGAGCAAAGA GTCTCGTGAGCTGATCCAGAGAGCCCTGTTGGAAAACGACTTCATGAAACACCTGGAGATGAGCCAAATCCTCACCATCATGGACTGCATGCACCCGACGATGCTTGTGCAAGGGTGCTGCGTTATCGAGGAGGGCGATGATGGCTCCCTCGTCTATGTGCTGGAGG AGGGCAGAGTGGAGGTCACGAAAGATGGAAAGAAACTCTGCACTATTGAGCCAGGGAAGGTGTTTGGAGAGCTGGCTATTCTATACAACTGCACACGTACAGCCACAGTCACAG CCCTCACTGATATCAAGCTGTGGGCGATTGACCGCCAGGGTTTTCAGACCATCATGATGAGAACCGGTCTGATCCGACACTCGCAGTACATGGAGTTTCTGCGCAG TGTGCCTTCCTTCCAATCACTTACAGAGGATGTGCTGAGCAAAGTGGCAGATGTCCTGGAGGCG ACTCACTACAGAGATGGAGATTACATCATCCGGCAAGGAGCCACTGGAGACACGTTCTTCATCATCAGTGAGGGCCAG GTAAAAGTCACCCAGCAAACATCAGCGAATGAGGAACCAGTGTTCCTGTACACACTGTCCAAGGGAGACTGGTTTGGTGAACAGGCCTTGAAAGG ggaagATGTGCGGACCGCTAGTGTCACAGCTGTTGGTGATGTAACATGCCTGGTCGTCGACAGAGA ATCCTTTAAACAGTTGATTGGCGGACTGGAAAATGTCAGCAGCAGAGTGAATGACAGTGATGAAGTCAAAGGAAA GATAGAAGCTGAGGCTGCCTTTTTCTCCATGGTGTCACTCTGTGACTTCCATGTCATATGCACTCTGGGAACAGGTGGCTTTAGCCGTGTGGAGCTT GTTCAACTGAGGAATGACCACAGCCGTTCCTTTGCCATGAAGGTGCTGAAGAAGCGCCACATTGTAGACACCAGCCAGCAAGGCCACATCCTATCAGAGAAACGCATCATGATGGAGGCCCATAGTCCATTTATTGTCAG GCTTTATCGGACCTTCAGGGATGCCAAATACCTGTACATGTTACTGGAAGCCTGTCTGGGTGGTGAGTTATGGACTTTGCTGCGAGACAG GGGCTCTTTCGATGATGGCACCACACGGTTCTACACAAGCTGCGTGGTGGAGGCTCTTGCCTTTTTGCATTGTCGTGGCATAATATACCGAGACCTAAAGCCTGAGAATATAATTCTGGATCATCGTGGATATGCAAAGCTG GTTGATTTCGGCTTCGCTAAAAAGGTTGGCTTAGGCAAAAAGACGTGGACATTCTGTGGGACCCCTGAGTACGTGGCTCCAGAGATCATCTTGAACAAAGGCCACGATGTCTCTGCCGACTGCTGGTCTCTGGGCATCCTTATCTTCGAGCTGCTGAGTGGAAG CCCGCCATTCACTGGCTCAGATCCCATGAAAACATACAACATAATTCTCAGAGGAATCGACATGGTGGAGTTCCCAAAGAAAATCAATAAGAGTGCAGCTAATTTAATCAAGAAGCTCTGCAG GGATAATCCTTCTGAGAGGCTTGGAAATCAGAAAAATGGAGTGATGGACATTCAGAAACACAA GTGGTTTGAGGGCTTTAACTGGGATGGCATTCAGAAAGGCACCCTTACTGCGCCTTTCGTACCTTCA GTCGATGGTCCCCTGGACACACGAAACTTTGAGTGTTTCCCTGACGATAATGAAGAAGCACCACCTGATGAGGAATCCGGATGGGATCTAGAATTTTGA
- the LOC114785396 gene encoding ras-related protein rab7 encodes MASRKKVLLKVIILGDSGVGKTSLMNQYVNKKFSNQYKATIGADFLTKEVMVDDRLVTMQIWDTAGQERFQSLGVAFYRGADCCVLVYDVTAPNTFKTLDSWRDEFLIQASPRDPENFPFVVLGNKIDLENRQVPTKRAQAWCQSKSNIPYFETSAKEAINVDQAFQTIARNALKQESETDTYFPDKIELKNERPPPSGDGCNC; translated from the exons ATGGCCTCGAGAAAGAAGGTGCTTCTGAAGGTGATCATCCTCGGAGACTCAGG TGTTGGGAAAACCTCTCTGATGAACCAGTATGTCAATAAAAAGTTCAGCAACCAGTATAAAGCTACCATCGGAGCAGACTTTCTCACCAAGGAGGTTATGGTGGATGACCGGCTTGTCACAATGCAG ATCTGGGATACGGCAGGACAAGAGCGTTTCCAGTCACTGGGTGTGGCCTTCTACCGTGGTGCCGACTGCTGTGTATTGGTCTATGACGTAACTGCACCCAATACTTTTAAAACCCTCGACAGCTGGAGGGATGAGTTCCTGATCCAAGCCAGCCCCCGTGATCCTGAAAATTTCCCCTTTGTGGTGCTTGGCAATAAGATTGACTTAGAAAATAGGCAG GTGCCGACAAAGCGTGCCCAAGCATGGTGCCAGAGCAAGAGTAATATTCCATACTTTGAGACCAGTGCCAAAGAGGCCATCAATGTAGACCAAGCTTTTCAGACTATCGCTCGAAATGCTCTCAAACAG GAGTCTGAGACAGACACATATTTCCCAGACAAGATTGAACTAAAGAATGAAAGACCGCCCCCTTCAGGTGATGGCTGCAACTGCTGA